From Chiloscyllium plagiosum isolate BGI_BamShark_2017 chromosome 47, ASM401019v2, whole genome shotgun sequence, the proteins below share one genomic window:
- the LOC122544161 gene encoding zinc finger protein 501-like, giving the protein MRFEEGVRVQLALEGGDMEKLEIEEEDMEKLGIVDRVESGHSSLLGFTPGLVEVGGGGTGGDNKPLKCSVCAKGFRYRYGLERHECTHRTERPHKCPLCGKAFKHTSGLVNHQRIHAQERPHICPTCGKTFKYRYCLARHECVHSQERPHACPTCSKAFKHPSGLLKHQRVHTRGRPFVCPVCGTAFTHPSILRRHQAVHAEDRPIRCEECGRGFYYPSALRKHQQSHGKAAGGTPPYLRTYRSPGSGAVPPDLKPCKCSECGKAFKKSSDLVMHQRVHTGERPYVCALCGKGFKQPSGLIRHRIVHTGERPFKCPVCEKSFTILCTLRKHQRLHTGEKPFQCPECGQRFTQSHHLVSHQRIHTGEKPFACPVCGKAFKQPYQLVEHRRVHTGERPFVCPVCGRGFIQSSHLKTHQHLHTGERPFKCSDCGKGFILSSHLIKHQRIHAKESY; this is encoded by the coding sequence ATGAGGTTTGAGGAAGGGGTTAGAGTGCAGCTGGCGTTGGAGGGGGGAGACATGGAGAAATTGGAGATTGAGGAGGAGGACATGGAGAAGCTGGGCATTGTTGACAGGGTCGAATCTGGCCACTCCTCGCTCCTGGGGTTTACACCAGGGCTGGTGGAGGTAGGAGGGGGAGGTACTGGGGGTGATAACAAGCCCCTGAAGTGCTCGGTCTGCGCCAAAGGTTTCCGTTACCGCTACGGGTTGGAGCGGCATGAGTGTACCCACCGGACAGAGAGGCCCCACAAGTGCCCGCTGTGCGGCAAAGCATTCAAACACACCTCTGGCCTGGTGAACCACCAACGCATCCACGCCCAGGAGCGCCCGCACATCTGCCCGACTTGCGGGAAGACCTTCAAGTACCGGTACTGCCTGGCACGTCACGAGTGTGTTCACAGCCAGGAGCGCCCGCACGCCTGCCCGACTTGCAGCAAGGCCTTCAAGCACCCCTCAGGCCTACTCAAGCACCAGCGGGTGCACACCCGTGGCAGGCCGTTCGTGTGCCCTGTCTGCGGCACCGCCTTCACACACCCCTCCATCCTCCGGCGGCACCAGGCAGTGCACGCTGAGGACCGGCCCATCCGCTGTGAGGAGTGCGGCCGTGGCTTCTACTACCCGTCAGCCCTGAGGAAGCATCAGCAGAGCCATGGTAAGGCCGCCGGCGGCACACCGCCGTACTTACGGACGTACCGGTCACCAGGATCCGGCGCAGTACCGCCAGACCTGAAGCCGTGCAAGTGCTCAGAGTGCGGCAAGGCGTTCAAGAAGTCCTCGGATCTGGTGATGCACCAGCGGGTGCACACCGGTGAGCGGCCCTATGTCTGCGCCCTGTGCGGCAAGGGGTTCAAGCAGCCGTCGGGACTCATCCGGCACCGGATTGTGCACACAGGTGAGCGTCCCTTCAAGTGCCCGGTGTGCGAGAAGAGCTTTACAATCCTGTGCACGCTTAGGAAGCACCAGCGGCTCCACACCGGCGAGAAACCCTTCCAGTGCCCAGAGTGTGGCCAGCGCTTCACCCAGTCCCACCACTTGGTCTCGCACCAGCGCATCCACACCGGCGAAAAGCCATTTGCCTGTCCAGTCTGCGGCAAGGCCTTCAAGCAGCCATACCAACTGGTGGAGCACCGGCGGGTTCACACAGGTGAGAGGCCCTTCGTCTGCCCGGTATGTGGCCGCGGTTTCATCCAGTCATCTCACCTGAAGACCCACCAGCACCTGCACACCGGCGAGCGGCCCTTCAAATGCAGTGACTGTGGCAAGGGCTTCATCCTGTCCTCCCACCTCATCAAGCACCAGCGCATCCATGCCAAAGAGTCCTACTGA
- the LOC122544160 gene encoding zinc finger protein 664-like isoform X2: protein MVRLIRQEEEEIVVEGPAPVPSRGRGGRLSDQDGRRPRHQCGICGKGFLHPSSVRTHQRVHTGERPFLCASCGKAFKHLSEVTVHERVHTGERPFACGICGKAFVNSSNLLTHRRVHTGERPYKCTVCGKDFTQSGELKKHGRVHTGERPYKCTVCGKGFTRSPHVKRHQRVHTRHLGTVTL, encoded by the coding sequence ATGGTACGGCTGATCcgacaggaggaggaggaaattGTAGTGGAGGGGCCTGCCCCCGTACCCTccagaggaagaggaggaagattGAGCGACCAGGATGGGCGGCGCCCCCGGCACCAGTGCGGCATCTGCGGCAAGGGCTTCCTGCACCCGTCGTCAGTGAGGACCCACCAGCGGGTGCACACCGGCGAGAGGCCGTTCCTCTGCGCATCCTGCGGCAAGGCCTTCAAGCACCTCTCCGAGGTAACCGTCCATGAGAGGGTCCACACGGGTGAGAGGCCATTCGCCTGCGGCATCTGCGGCAAGGCCTTCGTCAactcctccaacctgctgacccaccgcCGGGTCCACACCGGCGAGAGGCCCTACAAGTGCACCGTCTGCGGCAAGGACTTCACGCAGTCTGGCGAGCTCAAGAAGCATGGACGTGTCCACACCGGCGAGCGGCCCTACAAGTGCACCGTCTGCGGCAAAGGCTTCACCCGCTCGCCCCACGTCAAGCGGCACCAAAGGGTCCACACCCGGCACCTGGGCACCGTGACCCTCTGA
- the LOC122544160 gene encoding zinc finger protein 664-like isoform X1 gives MAVPPKGDMVRLIRQEEEEIVVEGPAPVPSRGRGGRLSDQDGRRPRHQCGICGKGFLHPSSVRTHQRVHTGERPFLCASCGKAFKHLSEVTVHERVHTGERPFACGICGKAFVNSSNLLTHRRVHTGERPYKCTVCGKDFTQSGELKKHGRVHTGERPYKCTVCGKGFTRSPHVKRHQRVHTRHLGTVTL, from the exons ATGGCAG TCCCACCGAAGGGAGACATGGTACGGCTGATCcgacaggaggaggaggaaattGTAGTGGAGGGGCCTGCCCCCGTACCCTccagaggaagaggaggaagattGAGCGACCAGGATGGGCGGCGCCCCCGGCACCAGTGCGGCATCTGCGGCAAGGGCTTCCTGCACCCGTCGTCAGTGAGGACCCACCAGCGGGTGCACACCGGCGAGAGGCCGTTCCTCTGCGCATCCTGCGGCAAGGCCTTCAAGCACCTCTCCGAGGTAACCGTCCATGAGAGGGTCCACACGGGTGAGAGGCCATTCGCCTGCGGCATCTGCGGCAAGGCCTTCGTCAactcctccaacctgctgacccaccgcCGGGTCCACACCGGCGAGAGGCCCTACAAGTGCACCGTCTGCGGCAAGGACTTCACGCAGTCTGGCGAGCTCAAGAAGCATGGACGTGTCCACACCGGCGAGCGGCCCTACAAGTGCACCGTCTGCGGCAAAGGCTTCACCCGCTCGCCCCACGTCAAGCGGCACCAAAGGGTCCACACCCGGCACCTGGGCACCGTGACCCTCTGA